The Methylacidimicrobium sp. B4 genome contains a region encoding:
- the rpsK gene encoding 30S ribosomal protein S11, translated as MAGEEKTQPVSEEVRRPAEPEGGASPKAAEGKTAVAEPAEKEKEKKHKAKGGKGIHSGVAHILATFNNTVVTITDLNGRTISWSSAGRCGFRGSRKSTAYVAQLAAQDAARQAVAQGVREVLVKVKGPGTGRESAIRALQVVGLEVTTILDVTPVPHNGCRPRKSRRV; from the coding sequence ATGGCGGGGGAAGAAAAGACGCAGCCGGTATCGGAAGAGGTGCGGCGCCCGGCGGAACCTGAGGGCGGAGCCTCGCCCAAGGCCGCGGAGGGGAAGACGGCAGTAGCCGAGCCCGCCGAGAAGGAGAAGGAGAAGAAGCACAAGGCTAAGGGCGGGAAGGGCATTCATAGCGGGGTCGCGCACATTCTCGCCACCTTCAATAACACCGTGGTTACGATTACCGATCTCAACGGCAGGACGATCTCCTGGTCGAGCGCCGGCCGTTGCGGCTTTCGCGGCTCGAGGAAGTCGACCGCCTATGTGGCGCAGCTTGCCGCGCAGGATGCCGCTCGGCAAGCGGTGGCGCAGGGCGTACGGGAGGTGCTCGTCAAGGTCAAGGGGCCGGGGACGGGTCGGGAATCCGCGATTCGCGCCCTGCAAGTTGTCGGGCTCGAGGTGACGACGATCCTCGATGTCACGCCGGTTCCCCACAACGGATGTCGTCCACGGAAATCGAGGCGAGTCTGA
- the rpsM gene encoding 30S ribosomal protein S13, whose amino-acid sequence MPRILGVEIPGAKRTVAALPYIYGIGPSRAKWICELAEIDPDLRAKELTDQQINRMVQVIQENSFVIEGDLRREIQQNLKRLQAIKCYRGIRHLRGLPVRGQRTSTNARTRKGPRRTVGVVRRKEAKKGKV is encoded by the coding sequence ATGCCTCGTATCCTCGGAGTGGAAATCCCAGGGGCCAAGCGAACCGTCGCGGCTCTCCCTTATATTTACGGAATCGGCCCTTCCCGGGCGAAGTGGATCTGCGAGCTGGCCGAGATCGATCCCGACTTGCGCGCCAAGGAGCTGACCGATCAGCAGATCAATCGAATGGTCCAGGTCATCCAGGAGAACAGCTTTGTGATCGAAGGCGACCTCCGCCGGGAGATCCAGCAGAATCTCAAGCGCCTGCAAGCGATCAAGTGTTATCGCGGGATCCGCCACCTCCGCGGCCTGCCGGTTCGCGGGCAGCGGACGTCGACCAATGCGCGGACGCGCAAAGGTCCGCGGCGGACGGTCGGAGTGGTGCGGAGGAAAGAAGCGAAGAAGGGGAAGGTGTAG
- the rpmJ gene encoding 50S ribosomal protein L36 produces the protein MKVRASVRRRTANCQVVRRKGRIYIINKKNPRLKQRQG, from the coding sequence ATGAAGGTTCGGGCCTCCGTTCGTCGGCGTACCGCCAACTGTCAAGTCGTACGTCGCAAGGGACGAATTTACATCATCAACAAGAAGAACCCCCGGCTCAAGCAGCGACAGGGATAG
- the map gene encoding type I methionyl aminopeptidase: MIPIKRGKEIDGMRRSGRLVAEVVDALRSILAPGVRTGEVDRYAAELIAARGGKSAFLGYRGFPGTICISVNEEVVHGIGGDRLLQYGDLVKLDVGIVKDGWVGDTAATFPIGMGEPGDLKLVEVTRRALWVGIAQARAGNRIGDIGAAIEACVRAQGFEVVREFVGHGVGRKLHEDPQVPNYGRTGAGPRLKAGMTLAIEPMVNAGGAAVRLLSDGWTVVTTDGRRSAHFEHTVLITAGEPEVLTDHGMPGASNGKGVVATGQEEGSGE, translated from the coding sequence ATGATCCCCATCAAGCGAGGGAAGGAGATCGACGGGATGCGCCGCAGCGGCCGCCTCGTGGCGGAAGTGGTCGACGCATTGCGTTCGATCCTGGCTCCCGGGGTCCGGACGGGCGAGGTCGATCGCTACGCTGCCGAGTTGATCGCCGCGCGCGGAGGGAAGAGCGCCTTTCTCGGGTACCGCGGGTTTCCGGGGACGATCTGCATCTCGGTCAACGAGGAGGTGGTCCACGGGATCGGCGGGGACCGGTTGCTCCAGTATGGGGATCTGGTCAAGCTCGACGTGGGCATCGTCAAGGATGGCTGGGTCGGCGACACGGCGGCCACCTTCCCGATCGGAATGGGGGAGCCCGGCGACCTCAAGCTCGTCGAAGTCACGCGGCGGGCGCTCTGGGTAGGGATCGCGCAGGCCCGGGCGGGCAATCGGATCGGCGACATCGGTGCGGCGATCGAGGCCTGCGTCCGGGCGCAGGGGTTCGAGGTGGTGCGGGAGTTTGTCGGCCATGGCGTGGGTCGCAAGCTCCACGAAGATCCGCAAGTCCCCAACTACGGTCGAACGGGAGCGGGACCCCGGTTGAAGGCGGGCATGACGCTTGCGATCGAGCCGATGGTCAATGCCGGCGGGGCTGCGGTCCGGCTGCTTTCGGATGGGTGGACGGTCGTAACGACCGATGGTCGGCGTTCCGCCCACTTCGAGCATACGGTACTGATTACGGCGGGGGAGCCCGAGGTGCTCACCGACCACGGGATGCCCGGCGCCTCGAATGGCAAAGGGGTGGTGGCGACCGGGCAGGAGGAAGGCTCTGGTGAGTGA
- the rpsT gene encoding 30S ribosomal protein S20, translating into MPNTRSAAKQARKSLRKRGYNLKAKKELQQVSRQMREKAASENKEEAIGYFSQYQSVLDRLVKRGRLTRNAAARRKQRVARTLFASTASGAEAAKQE; encoded by the coding sequence ATGCCTAACACTCGATCAGCCGCAAAGCAAGCGCGGAAGAGTCTCCGCAAAAGAGGATACAACCTGAAAGCCAAGAAGGAATTGCAGCAGGTCTCGCGCCAGATGCGCGAGAAGGCCGCTTCCGAAAACAAGGAAGAGGCGATCGGCTATTTCTCCCAGTACCAGTCTGTCTTGGATCGGCTCGTCAAGCGGGGACGGCTCACTCGGAACGCGGCCGCCCGACGGAAACAGCGAGTAGCCAGGACGCTCTTCGCTTCGACCGCCTCCGGCGCGGAAGCCGCCAAGCAGGAGTAG